In a single window of the Candidatus Cetobacterium colombiensis genome:
- the catA gene encoding type A chloramphenicol O-acetyltransferase — translation MFFKKIDIKNWKRKEYYEHFSKDIPCTVSLTTKIDITNIKELNLKIYPALIFALTKTVNEFEEFRINKNSNGVLGVYETLYPCYTYLKEGNDLFTNLWSDCINFYSEFYNSYVLDIAKFGDSTKMIGKENPPENSFPVSMIPWNTFDGFNLNLKNGYDYYFPIFTFGKFYLENNKYLIPLAIQVHHAVCDGFHLCRFIDKLQEIINDKKTFLN, via the coding sequence ATGTTTTTTAAAAAGATTGATATTAAAAATTGGAAAAGAAAAGAATACTATGAACATTTTTCTAAAGATATTCCATGCACAGTAAGTTTAACAACAAAAATAGATATAACTAATATAAAAGAATTAAATTTGAAAATTTATCCAGCACTAATTTTTGCATTAACTAAAACTGTTAATGAGTTTGAAGAGTTTAGAATAAATAAAAATTCCAATGGAGTTTTAGGAGTTTATGAAACTTTATATCCTTGTTATACCTATTTGAAAGAGGGGAATGATTTATTTACTAATTTATGGAGTGATTGTATCAATTTTTACTCTGAATTTTATAACTCGTATGTTCTTGATATAGCTAAATTTGGAGATAGTACAAAAATGATTGGAAAAGAAAATCCTCCTGAAAATAGTTTTCCAGTTTCAATGATTCCTTGGAATACTTTTGATGGATTTAATTTGAATTTGAAAAATGGATATGACTATTATTTTCCTATATTTACCTTTGGAAAATTTTATTTAGAAAATAATAAATATTTAATCCCTTTAGCTATTCAAGTTCATCATGCAGTATGTGATGGTTTTCATCTTTGTAGATTTATAGATAAGCTTCAAGAAATTATCAATGATAAAAAAACTTTTTTAAATTAA